In the Diceros bicornis minor isolate mBicDic1 chromosome X, mDicBic1.mat.cur, whole genome shotgun sequence genome, TGAAAAGTCGGTTGACTTTCACAGGAATGGTCCATGTAAATAGTGGGGTATTAATTCACCTTGCTCATTCAGGATCTGTTTTCTCAACACCCAGCCCACATTAATATGTTGAGGTGTGGGAATGGCGgttcagaataaaggagaaagttTTCTGAAGGGTGAATTTAGAACTCATGAAGTCAGTTTGTTTCTTCAATTTCTGGTTCTAGAAACCCAAACTCCATCTCCGTCCACCCCTCGCAGCCCCTCTCATTTTGCTGTAGAAGCAGTCCCACGGAATGTTTATGGAATTCCTGAGGAGGGATAACTGTGGAACTATGGGAGTTGGGAGACATTTAGTTACTTATTTCCTGATTCTTGAAAAGGAGGAGTTAGAACCTGAATTTGGGGTATTTGTCTATTAAcctgatatttttcttctatgcTGTGTGGCTGTCTGCATAGAGATATTCTGTCAACATATTCTCTGGGTATTTTGCTAAATGTCCTTCCCTCTTCCTGTAGGGCAGGACTCCTCCAGCTAGAGGACTGTTCTTTGTTGGGAAAGATAGCATCTTCTGAGAACCTATGCTGTGTGGGGGCTGATTGGCATAGGTGGTGAATGAGGTAGGATCTGTGTATGCTATGGGGCGGGGGCATGCAAAGATGGTATTGAAATAATAGTCCCTATTATCTTCACTACCTGCTTTCTGAATACAGTTGCCTATGTTCCACTACTCACTCTTGTGCCTCGTATTCTTATTCAGGGAAAGAGTTGTGGTCTCTGCTAGGAAAATGACTGACTTCAGAGTTGAGAAAAGGTGTAATTAGACAAGCTGCAGGTTTTGGGGGAATAGATGGGGAATCATTTGGGAGGAGCAGACAGATGGGAGACATTTAACGTGGCCTTGAATATACAAAAGCATATATTATGGCGCTTGGCACAGGTGTTGGGCCATCtcaatttcttctgttttctctcctttgcCTTTTTGTCTGTCTATAGGTTTGTTCTTTATATGTTCCTGTAGAAATCCGTATATAGCTGTTTACTTTGAATTTAATTAAGAGAGAGAACGAAAACTATTCATTTGGATCCAAGGTGAGTGTGAATATGAGCACTCCTATtgacggggtgggggggggtgggggggtgggagtTGGCTGTTGGCAAGTGGGTGAGACCAGATCGTATCTTGGAGCCATTGTCTTGCAACTTTACAGACACCTCTCTCCTCTCATTGGTGTATAAGAAATGGGGATGGTGTGAACCAGGATTGTGCCTATAGGGTAGTTGATAGATACCCAGGAAATTTGGTGGGGCAAGAACCCATGGGGAGGACCAAGGAGGCCAGAAAGGTTATATAACGAAAGCTCTAGATTTGGAAAGGCAAGTATTGGGTTTAGGAACCAGAGTGCAGGACTATCTACCAAATACTCAAAATTTCAGCCCCTCCTGTGTTTTTTGTCCATAGGTCTCCCTGTGAGTTGGCTGTGGGGCTTATCAACACTGGAagcaaggaaagaggagaaaattgCACCAAATCAGTGCAGGTTGGTGTGAGGCCTACCTGGATAGACCTATAGATAATAGTGGTGTGTACCAAAGGGGCTGGACACTCCTTAGCTTCTCTCACTTTCAGCAAGTTTTTTCAGCATCTCTGCTCCTATTTGACGTAGAGAAAAGAGTGTGGTAGGGTCTGGGTAGGACATTGTTGGGCATTAGTGGGAGtgtggaaaagataaaaatgagataACAGAGTTTGCTACTGTTCTGTTTCTCCTACCACACAATTCATCTCTACTTTCTCCTATCCTGTGTGGCTATCTGTATAGAGAAACACAGTTGGAAGAGACTCAAAGCCCATTTCCTTCCACCTCAGGTCCATCTCCATTGGTGGCTGTGATGGCCTTGGAGTGGCAGAAGATCATCACCTTCATCAGGTCTGCACTCAGGAACCATCATCTTCCCTCAGCCTGAGTGTCTCCGCCCTCTGTCTGTGTCATTGACAGAGGCTGTGTGTTTGAAAAGGAGATTGTGTGACTGCTGAACTGACACTTGACTCTAACTCTTGCTACAAAGTTTATCTCTGACCCAGTAAAAGAGTGTTAAGACATCGACCTGGAACACATTGAGATCCAAGGCCAAGACTGTATAGGGCTATCTATCTAACTGGGCTTCAGCCATGACTGGGGCTAAAAATGAGAGTAGAAAAAAGGCCAAAACTGAGAAAAGGGCTGGTGTAGAAACTGAAGCAAAGAGGGAGGCTACTGGCATAGTCACACCTGTAGCCAAGACCCAAGCCAAAGCAGTAGTCAAGACAGGGTCTCAGGCAGATGCAGTGGCAGAGAGGAAGGCAGTGTCTAAGAACAGAATTGTTACTCAGATGAAGGAAGGGGCTCTAGCAGATTTTAGTCCCAAAGCTGAAGATGATGCCACTAGAGTATCTCAGTTTTGTTCCATGGCTAAGGCTAGTGCTGAGTCGAGGTCTACATGTAAAGATAAGGCTGGTATTGACACCTGGTTCTGGACTGGGGAAGAGGGCAGTGTTGGTTCCTGGTTCTGGAGTGGAGAAGAGGTGGGTAATCATTCCAGTACTAAGGATGAAGATAAAGCTGATATTGGTCCCCTGTCCTGTGCTGAGAAGTTGGAACCTGTGGCTGGGGCCAGCTGCAAGGCTAGGCCgggggctgaggaggaggaagaagagaatgtTATTGGGAACTGGTTTTGGGATGGAGATGAAACTAGTTTtgaccctaatcctagacctgtGAGCAGGATAGTTAGGCCTCAGCCTGTGgatgaaattaatgaaaaaaataggcCCAAGGACTGGTCTGAGGTAACTATCTGGCCCAAAGCGCCTGCTGTGACTCCAGCAGTGTTAGGATTTAGATCCCAAGCCCCATTTGAGACAAAGCCTCCTTCATATATTGTCCTGGCCTCAGCTGAGGAAACTACCCATTCTTTGCCTGTGGCAACAGCGTGCCATTCTAGGAGCACTCCCTCATGCTCACAGACTATTCCTGAGTACCCATTTGGTTCTGACCCTTGCATCCAGACCATAGAGGAGATTAGACGCCAAATCAGGATCAGGGAGCTGAATGGGATTAAGCCATTTGCTTGTCCTTGCAAAATGGAATGCTACATGGATTCTGAGGAATTTGAAAAACTTGTTAACTTACTGAAGTCAACTACTGATCCTCTCATTCATAAAATAGCTCAAATTGCCATGGGGATCATTAATGTTCATCCATTTGCCCAAGAGTTCATTAATGAGGTGGGTGTAGTGACACTTATTGAAAGCTTGCTCAGTTTTCCTTCCtctgaaatgagaaaaaaggcTGTAATTACTCTAAATTCCCCTTCTGGGGATAAAAGACAACGCAAGGTTGAATTACATGTTAAGCATATGTGTAAGGAAACCATGTCTTTTCCCTTGAATTCACCTGGACAACAATCTGGATTAAAGATACTAGGGCAACTGACTACTGATTCTGACCATCACTACATTGTTGCCAAttacttttcagagcttttccattTGCTATCCCTGGGAAATCGTAAAACCAGAAATCTTGTTTTGAAAGTGCTTTTGAACATGTCTGAAAATCCAAGTGCAGCCAGAGACATGATCAACACAAAGGCATTAGCAGCATTAAAACTGATCTTTAACCAGAAAGAGGCAAAAGCCAATCTTGTTAGTGCCGTGGCCATACTTATTAACATAAAGGAGCATATCAGAAAGGGCTCAATCATAGTTGTTGATCACTTGAGTTATAATACACTCATGGCCATTTTCCGTGAAgttaaagtgattattgaaacaatgtaaaatgaaccagaaataaaagagaatactTTGAATAATCTCCAAACTCGAATAGGCTGCCTGTTCCCAAAGAGCCTTGCATAATGTTTTGGTTATCACAGTGTTATAAATTACATCTTTACACG is a window encoding:
- the GPRASP3 gene encoding G protein-coupled receptor associated sorting protein 3, with product MTGAKNESRKKAKTEKRAGVETEAKREATGIVTPVAKTQAKAVVKTGSQADAVAERKAVSKNRIVTQMKEGALADFSPKAEDDATRVSQFCSMAKASAESRSTCKDKAGIDTWFWTGEEGSVGSWFWSGEEVGNHSSTKDEDKADIGPLSCAEKLEPVAGASCKARPGAEEEEEENVIGNWFWDGDETSFDPNPRPVSRIVRPQPVDEINEKNRPKDWSEVTIWPKAPAVTPAVLGFRSQAPFETKPPSYIVLASAEETTHSLPVATACHSRSTPSCSQTIPEYPFGSDPCIQTIEEIRRQIRIRELNGIKPFACPCKMECYMDSEEFEKLVNLLKSTTDPLIHKIAQIAMGIINVHPFAQEFINEVGVVTLIESLLSFPSSEMRKKAVITLNSPSGDKRQRKVELHVKHMCKETMSFPLNSPGQQSGLKILGQLTTDSDHHYIVANYFSELFHLLSLGNRKTRNLVLKVLLNMSENPSAARDMINTKALAALKLIFNQKEAKANLVSAVAILINIKEHIRKGSIIVVDHLSYNTLMAIFREVKVIIETM